The Candida albicans SC5314 chromosome 5, complete sequence genome includes a region encoding these proteins:
- the ZCF20 gene encoding Zcf20p (Zn(II)2Cys6 transcription factor orthologous to S. cerevisiae Hap1; regulated by Sef1, Sfu1; Hap43-induced; Spider biofilm induced), producing the protein MGPIAVKMESSNSFSKQINSPNKVQKPKRQRNRVPVSCLACKKRKVKCDKGKPACGGCVRNGVGHLCQYINPPWIDNDASGGGSSPLASCQSLSSPVKIETTSEYKQLKSQNEKTISNQKKEIENLKRQLQVLQQLSPRNSQSANSESRDESTFYLGKDITILSKLSPFAVQPRVTMEILSEYTVLNSRVLSFPVCLDIYSWVNIIKLDPQLTTLWFKITNLQKMYHMYKINKLKNDNSAKKLAPSQLKKTSSKINEIDFTYSFSPSDSQNTEQQPLPLASSTSNNHKCPVIECDFNFMGDEAQSQTPSPKRNVTSSTLSSTTQTQDDSEKLQCPVFKPDIHNKSKSLQQKLQSLWESILNLTRGSTLNYRQLVFLLDFYFKSEIFESKTLLLFYKTDILNVIQKGLDGELILNLPKGLDEDIYYQLKISGIYVSMIAVIVEETLTYLRNVLKCEVVDDITQSFNVIFPQEYTYLGLGAKQTNILYIIEDFLTSDDDNINLVSFVALYITVLNKIIYEYKKPGGVVIDPKTLFTKLFSKFIENILSSGFDMEIWKDPELIEFQSYQRKRAKYLKLHFSLLWTEVIRICNLVSFNFVPIIKQSSELDHLLQKMYSKIAIVDSLQCHLKYLTRVGESNLIIALHVHYLIASITSSFHYGILNIGIPKLTVSNLDSLIKQCSTWLQDSGLEGIIEIKRMEVVYMLSYLRLFMIYILLLQGEELNEEGLLETFVFPGIVSRLSQFVEILKNGNHQSQYIYSALIELFTRSIQIAIGLLLRVKNQSGFLKSHQSLLEDQINKITNDVSSTLKFLQTVIVNNKEKLVKLSKLWKFYLTFVNNSNSKQVNYAALHKGVPEFSQPKSCPVIHDSTTKSTSMANSSSSVSIKSEGAKCPISHITTSMNENEESTKLQEVGSNVILPPIVSYGNGENGASSNGPSSSNQKRRKCPFDHTAMMKRKSVYNNPIESNMREYRSYTPSPLGSSMPITTPMMRHQQEDEEMLKPVPSCSPPSNHQQIDSAASTTSSPSMFVLDDLDVFNEFNDFDLDFLHNEHLLNHIENNNNNNNNSVAVKNSADNNESRNIENYFQG; encoded by the coding sequence AAAGCAGTAATAGTTTCTCCAAACAAATCAACTCACCTAACAAAGTCCAGAAACCTAAGAGACAAAGAAATAGAGTCCCCGTATCATGTCTAGCTTgtaaaaagagaaaagtGAAATGTGATAAAGGTAAACCAGCATGCGGGGGTTGTGTGAGAAATGGGGTAGGCCATTTATGTCAGTATATTAATCCTCCTTGGATAGATAACGATGCCAGTGGAGGAGGGTCATCACCATTGGCTTCATGTCAATCTCTTCTGTCACCAGTGAAAATAGAAACCACAAGTGAATATAAACAACTAAAATCCCAGAATGAAAAGACCATTTCGAACcagaaaaaggaaatagAAAACCTAAAGAGACAACTACAGGTACTCCAACAACTATCGCCCCGCAATAGCCAATCAGCAAATAGTGAAAGTCGAGATGAGAGCACTTTTTATTTAGGCAAAGATATCACTATTCTATCCAAATTAAGTCCATTTGCTGTTCAACCACGAGTCACGATGGAGATACTAAGTGAGTATACTGTTTTAAATTCGCGAGTCTTGTCTTTCCCAGTTTGCCTTGATATATATTCTTGggtaaatataataaaactCGATCCACAATTAACTACTTTGTGGTTCAAAATCACAAACTTACAAAAAATGTATCACATGTAtaaaattaacaaattaaaaaatgaCAATTCGGCCAAGAAATTAGCACCGTctcaattaaagaaaacttcatccaaaataaatgaaatcgATTTTACTTATTCGTTTCTGCCAAGTGATTCGCAAAATACagaacaacaaccattACCACTtgcatcatcaacatcaaacaATCACAAATGTCCAGTCATAGAAtgtgatttcaattttatggGAGATGAGGCCCAATCACAAACGCCGAGTCCTAAAAGAAATGTGACGAGTAGTACCCTCTCTTCAACGACTCAAACTCAAGATGATTCAGAGAAATTACAATGTCCCGTTTTTAAACCCGATATacataataaatcaaagaGTCTACAACAGAAATTGCAATCTTTATGggaatcaattttaaatttgacTCGTGGTTCAACTTTAAATTATCGACAACTTGTATTTCTTTTggatttttatttcaaaagcgaaatatttgaaagtaaaactttattgttgttctATAAAACAGATATTCTTAATGTAATTCAAAAGGGGCTAGATGGAGAATTAATACTCAATTTACCTAAAGGATTGGATGAAGATATATATTACCAGTTGAAAATCAGTGGGATTTATGTGTCGATGATCGCGGTAATAGTAGAAGAAACGCTCACTTATTTAAGAAATGTTCTTAAATGTGAAGTTGTCGATGATATAACTCAAAGTTTCAATGTTATATTCCCACAAGAATATACATATTTGGGACTTGGGgcaaaacaaacaaatataCTTTATATTATTGAGGATTTTTTAACTTCTGATGATGACAACATTAATTTGGTTTCCTTTGTTGCCTTATATATCACTgtattaaacaaaataatttatgaGTATAAGAAACCAGGTGGGGTAGTAATAGATCCTAAAACATTATTCACCAAACTTTTTTCCaagtttattgaaaatatacTTTCTTCCGGTTTTGATATGGAAATTTGGAAGGATCCTGAATTGATAGAATTTCAAAGttatcaaagaaaaagagcaaaatatttgaaattgcaTTTCAGTCTTCTTTGGACAGAAGTGATTAGAATATGTAATTTGGTgtcatttaattttgttcCCATAATTAAACAATCATCAGAATTAGACCatttgttgcaaaaaatgTATTCTAAAATTGCAATAGTTGATCTGTTGCAATgtcatttgaaatatttgacCCGTGTGGGAGAAAGTAACTTGATTATTGCTTTGCATGTGCACTACTTAATAGCCAGTATAACTTCGTCTTTCCATTACGGGATATTAAATATTGGGATACCAAAATTGACAGTATCTAATTTGGATAGTTTAATCAAGCAATGTTCTACATGGTTACAGGACTCTGGGTTGGAAGgaataattgaaatcaaaagaatGGAAGTCGTCTATATGTTATCTTATTTGAGACTTTTtatgatttatattttgttgttgcagGGAGAGGAATTAAATGAGGAAGGATTACTTGAAACGTTTGTGTTTCCTGGTATTGTTTCACGGTTGagtcaatttgttgaaattttaaaGAATGGGAACCATCAATctcaatatatatatctggccttaattgaattgtttacTAGATCTATACAAATCGCGATTGGATTGTTACTTAGAGTCAAGAATCAAAGTGGGTTTTTAAAACTGCATCAATCATTACTTGAagatcaaatcaataaGATCACAAACGATGTTTCTTCAACGTTAAAGTTTTTGCAAACTGTAATTGTCAATAATAAAGAGAAATTGGTAAAATTATCCAAATTATGGAAATTTTATCTTACATTTGTTAACAATAGCAATTCCAAACAAGTCAATTATGCTGCATTACATAAAGGTGTACCAGAATTTAGTCAACCTAAATCTTGTCCTGTTATTCATGATTCTACCACCAAGTCAACTTCAATGGCCAACTCATCTTCTAGTGTTTCCATAAAAAGTGAAGGAGCCAAATGTCCAATTTCTCACATAACAACACTGATGAATGAAAATGAGGAATCTACAAAATTACAAGAAGTCGGGTCAAATGTTATACTTCCACCAATTGTTTCCTATGGTAACGGTGAAAACGGTGCTAGTTCTAATGGACCTAGTCTGTCAAATCAGAAGAGACGTAAATGTCCCTTTGATCATACTGCCATGATGAAACGGAAATCAGTTTACAATAACCCAATAGAATCTAACATGAGAGAATATCGATCATATACACCTAGTCCCTTGGGAAGTAGTATGCCAATAACTACCCCAATGATGAGACATCAacaagaagatgaagagaTGTTAAAACCAGTGCCTCTGTGTTCTCCACCATCtaatcatcaacaaatcGATAGTGCAGCAAGTACAACTTCAAGTCCTTCAATGTTTGTTCTTGATGATTTAGATGTGTTTAATGAGTTTAAcgattttgatttggatttCTTACATAATGAacatttattgaatcatattgaaaataataacaataataacaataacagtGTTGCTGTGAAGAATAGTGCTGACAATAATGAGAGTAGAAATATAGAAAACTACTTTCAAGGATAA